Proteins encoded by one window of Synechococcus sp. MVIR-18-1:
- a CDS encoding peptidase: MQVDPCPPVQAQQIRTDSLRASDLTNAPGYGSRLAISSSGFPVLQRWCVWVQPAESTEPNRWERRWFGAVDRALDEWSAVLPIIRVDDPERAHVRVERRRPPRRRLADGWRASNGRSVLQVLEVQRQGVWRLEPQVTVMVSPELRSESQQATALHELGHAFGLWAHSLAPNDAMAPVQGASPVLKLSPRDQLTLEWMRRQPTRFGLPLPAPARP, encoded by the coding sequence ATGCAAGTTGACCCCTGTCCCCCAGTCCAGGCTCAGCAGATCAGGACCGACTCGTTGCGAGCTAGTGATCTGACCAATGCGCCAGGGTACGGCTCCAGATTGGCGATTAGCTCATCTGGATTCCCTGTGCTGCAGCGCTGGTGCGTCTGGGTTCAGCCAGCTGAAAGCACTGAGCCCAATCGCTGGGAAAGACGATGGTTCGGCGCTGTAGATCGTGCTCTTGATGAGTGGTCTGCTGTTTTGCCGATCATCCGGGTTGACGACCCTGAGCGGGCTCATGTCCGAGTGGAACGTCGCAGGCCGCCCCGGCGACGTCTGGCTGATGGATGGCGAGCGAGCAATGGCAGAAGCGTCCTTCAGGTGTTGGAGGTACAACGGCAGGGGGTGTGGCGTCTTGAGCCCCAAGTCACCGTGATGGTGTCACCTGAGTTGAGATCGGAATCTCAACAGGCCACAGCGCTTCATGAGTTAGGACATGCGTTCGGACTATGGGCCCATAGCTTGGCGCCGAATGATGCGATGGCACCTGTCCAAGGAGCGTCCCCGGTGTTGAAGCTGTCGCCCCGTGATCAGCTCACTCTGGAGTGGATGCGACGGCAGCCCACTCGATTTGGACTGCCTTTGCCTGCGCCTGCAAGGCCTTAG
- a CDS encoding DUF2214 family protein, whose amino-acid sequence MPLATLLTPEIAKSAGVAYVHYLSFMLCFAALVVERRLLRPDPDRRAATAMVITDIIYGIAALALLVSGIFRVLYFGQGSEFYTTNPLFWWKVGLYLSVGALSLYPTVTYILWAIPLRKGELPKVSEALATRLGWIVNIELAGFALVPLLATLMARGVGLPAS is encoded by the coding sequence ATGCCGCTGGCCACTTTGCTGACTCCAGAAATCGCCAAAAGCGCTGGTGTGGCCTATGTGCACTATCTAAGTTTCATGCTTTGTTTTGCCGCTCTCGTGGTGGAGCGTCGCTTGTTGCGTCCAGATCCCGATCGACGGGCAGCTACGGCCATGGTGATCACTGACATCATTTACGGGATCGCCGCTTTGGCCCTGCTGGTGAGTGGCATTTTTCGTGTCTTGTACTTCGGGCAAGGCAGCGAGTTTTACACGACGAATCCTTTGTTCTGGTGGAAGGTGGGTCTGTACCTATCCGTGGGTGCCTTGTCGTTGTACCCAACAGTGACTTACATCCTCTGGGCAATTCCTTTGCGTAAGGGAGAACTCCCAAAGGTGTCTGAAGCGCTCGCTACTCGCCTGGGCTGGATTGTCAACATTGAGTTGGCGGGTTTTGCCCTTGTGCCCTTGTTGGCAACACTGATGGCGCGTGGTGTCGGACTACCGGCATCGTGA
- a CDS encoding RNA polymerase sigma factor RpoD/SigA, whose amino-acid sequence MVSSLSAFLGEIGRHQLLTPEQELTLGRKVQAMAALTERCTIAGGEGDACVYNDEEKRTIKRGEKAKNQMITANLRLVVNLAKRYQGKGLDLLDLIQEGTLGLTRAVEKYDPTRGHRFSTYAYWWIRQGLNRALSTQSRTIRIPVNVNEKLTKLRAAKARLMQSNGLAPSAEQLAESMKLPISEVEDLLGCELRSVTVSLQGVVKSKSDPSELVDVLPSDEIPPMERAEIAERTDSAWKLLDNSNLTPKERTIVMLRFGLDGSHEWRTLAEVARQMNCSREYCRQVVQRALRKLRKTSIQQGLVEPAY is encoded by the coding sequence ATGGTGAGTTCTCTGAGTGCTTTTCTCGGCGAAATCGGTCGGCATCAACTGTTGACGCCTGAACAGGAATTAACCCTGGGCCGCAAGGTGCAGGCTATGGCAGCTCTGACTGAGCGCTGCACAATCGCAGGTGGCGAAGGAGATGCGTGCGTTTACAACGACGAAGAGAAGCGCACAATCAAACGGGGAGAAAAGGCAAAAAATCAAATGATTACGGCCAATTTAAGGTTGGTTGTCAATCTTGCGAAGCGTTACCAAGGCAAGGGACTTGATCTTCTTGACCTCATCCAAGAGGGCACGCTCGGACTGACCAGAGCTGTAGAAAAATACGATCCCACCCGAGGCCATCGTTTTTCTACCTATGCCTATTGGTGGATTCGCCAAGGCTTGAATCGCGCCCTTTCTACGCAAAGTAGAACGATTCGCATCCCTGTCAATGTCAATGAAAAACTGACGAAATTACGTGCTGCGAAAGCGCGTCTCATGCAAAGCAATGGGCTTGCCCCATCCGCGGAGCAATTGGCCGAAAGCATGAAGTTGCCGATCAGCGAGGTTGAGGACTTGTTGGGCTGTGAACTCCGCAGTGTCACGGTGAGCCTTCAGGGTGTTGTGAAGTCGAAATCCGATCCATCCGAATTGGTGGATGTGCTGCCAAGCGATGAAATCCCACCGATGGAGCGGGCTGAAATCGCTGAGCGCACAGACTCCGCCTGGAAACTGCTCGACAATTCGAACCTGACCCCAAAGGAGAGAACCATCGTCATGCTGCGGTTTGGCCTTGATGGAAGCCACGAGTGGCGCACCCTTGCCGAAGTTGCCCGACAGATGAATTGCAGCAGAGAATATTGCCGCCAGGTGGTTCAAAGAGCATTACGCAAACTGCGTAAAACCAGCATCCAACAGGGCTTGGTGGAACCCGCCTACTAA
- a CDS encoding YkvA family protein translates to MSDASSCTDSVFEADVIDSSVIDEGVFQRLLRRAGRTIAAPALEALEMVIDQATPPQARLTMLAALTYLLIPTDLIPDFLPVAGFSDDLVALTAVIGLCSKHITPDIRLRAQRRLDRWFPLGRS, encoded by the coding sequence ATGTCTGATGCCTCTTCTTGCACCGATTCCGTTTTTGAAGCTGATGTGATCGACAGCTCCGTCATTGATGAAGGAGTCTTTCAGCGGTTACTCAGGCGTGCTGGAAGAACGATTGCGGCTCCAGCCCTTGAAGCCCTTGAGATGGTGATCGATCAGGCCACTCCTCCTCAAGCCAGACTCACCATGCTGGCAGCGCTCACCTACCTGCTCATACCGACCGATCTCATTCCCGACTTTCTTCCTGTCGCGGGGTTCAGCGATGACCTTGTTGCGTTGACAGCTGTGATCGGTTTATGCAGCAAACACATCACACCAGACATCCGTCTACGGGCACAACGCAGACTGGATCGATGGTTCCCCCTCGGACGCTCATGA
- a CDS encoding phosphate-starvation-inducible PsiE family protein, whose product MPQARRKRRSFLLLVDSAEQQVAKLLTVITAVVIVAALIQLTIRVSLALIYTDRNSYWLGDGLIKILGDLLTVLIALEVLQNVTSYLRKHIIQIELVLVTALTAVARKVIVLPSGSENKPQLLIGLGVASIALAGSYWLVKRSTPLDSATRQEDWSSQANTEQAITFQGADLSSRDGGDDGLESRADHPH is encoded by the coding sequence GTGCCTCAGGCCCGTCGCAAGCGTCGATCCTTCCTGCTGCTCGTTGACTCCGCAGAGCAACAAGTCGCCAAGCTGCTCACAGTCATCACAGCTGTGGTGATTGTGGCGGCCCTGATCCAACTCACCATTCGCGTCAGCCTTGCGCTGATTTACACCGATCGCAATTCCTACTGGCTCGGCGATGGACTGATCAAAATTCTTGGAGATCTCCTAACCGTCCTGATTGCCCTTGAAGTTCTTCAGAACGTCACCAGCTACCTCAGGAAACATATCATCCAGATTGAACTCGTTCTGGTCACAGCTTTAACGGCTGTTGCCCGAAAAGTGATTGTTTTACCTTCAGGGTCTGAGAACAAACCACAACTGCTCATTGGGCTTGGTGTCGCTTCGATTGCCCTTGCCGGCTCCTACTGGCTCGTCAAACGCTCAACCCCTCTTGATTCAGCGACAAGACAGGAGGACTGGAGTTCACAGGCCAATACAGAGCAAGCCATAACGTTCCAGGGTGCGGATCTGTCCTCACGAGACGGTGGCGACGATGGGCTGGAATCAAGAGCTGATCACCCACACTGA
- a CDS encoding c-type cytochrome has translation MIRLLSSILLAVMLLWPSTALAVESGASLFQNNCASCHPNGENIIRRGRTLKIKALSKRGLDSSEAIAQVAREGIGQMSGYAETLGEGGDVIVGEWVWQQAQKAWTQG, from the coding sequence ATGATTCGACTCCTCTCATCAATCCTGCTTGCCGTAATGCTCTTGTGGCCTTCAACTGCACTTGCCGTTGAGTCGGGAGCCTCGTTGTTTCAAAACAATTGCGCGAGTTGCCACCCCAATGGCGAAAACATTATTCGTCGAGGACGCACTCTCAAGATCAAAGCGCTATCAAAGCGTGGACTCGATAGCAGTGAGGCCATCGCGCAAGTCGCCCGAGAAGGAATCGGACAAATGAGTGGTTACGCCGAAACCCTTGGTGAGGGTGGTGATGTGATTGTGGGTGAATGGGTTTGGCAACAAGCTCAAAAGGCCTGGACCCAGGGATAA
- a CDS encoding YciI family protein, with translation MARFVLWGTYCYGALQKREPFRDEHLAGLRALKEQGTLITLGPTEGSTHVFAIFESDSKASVCALLEQDVYWREGIWTQLDVYPWVQAF, from the coding sequence GTGGCACGTTTTGTTCTTTGGGGAACATATTGCTATGGCGCACTTCAAAAGCGTGAGCCTTTTCGAGATGAGCATCTTGCTGGACTGCGTGCGCTCAAAGAACAGGGAACATTAATCACGCTGGGCCCTACAGAAGGCAGTACGCACGTGTTTGCGATTTTTGAATCAGACAGCAAAGCAAGCGTTTGTGCCCTACTTGAGCAAGACGTGTACTGGCGTGAAGGGATCTGGACACAGCTTGATGTTTATCCCTGGGTCCAGGCCTTTTGA
- the trpA gene encoding tryptophan synthase subunit alpha — MTEQLSRIEAVFSRTAQEQRMALMPFLMAGDPDLSATAEVLLSLQANGADIVELGIPYTDPLADGPVIQAAAFRALAQKTTPAKVIEMLAGLKDQLSMPVILFTYTNPLLNRGPERFFAEAAAAGAAGLVVPDLPLEEAERLSPLAASFGLDLVLLVAPTTPQNRMQRIAESSRGFTYLVSVTGVTGERVKLQDRVATLVSDLKACNSRPVAVGFGISGPDQVLQVKQWGADGAIVGSALVKRIAAASPGNAALEAGEFCRQLRDAAG; from the coding sequence GTGACGGAACAACTTTCCAGGATTGAAGCTGTTTTTTCCCGAACGGCTCAGGAACAACGGATGGCATTGATGCCGTTTCTGATGGCAGGGGATCCTGATTTGAGCGCGACGGCTGAAGTTCTCCTGAGCCTTCAAGCCAATGGCGCTGACATTGTGGAGCTTGGCATCCCCTATACGGATCCATTAGCGGATGGGCCTGTGATTCAGGCTGCTGCCTTTCGGGCCTTGGCGCAAAAGACCACGCCAGCGAAAGTGATCGAAATGTTGGCTGGCTTGAAAGATCAGCTCAGCATGCCCGTGATTCTGTTCACTTACACGAACCCTCTTCTTAATCGTGGACCGGAGCGCTTCTTTGCGGAAGCTGCTGCTGCTGGTGCGGCAGGCTTAGTGGTGCCTGATCTTCCTTTAGAGGAAGCAGAGAGATTGTCTCCTTTAGCTGCATCGTTTGGATTGGATTTGGTCTTACTCGTTGCACCAACAACACCGCAAAATCGGATGCAGAGGATTGCTGAATCCAGTCGTGGTTTCACTTATTTGGTGAGTGTGACCGGTGTGACCGGTGAGCGCGTCAAGCTCCAGGATCGCGTAGCGACGTTGGTTAGCGATTTGAAGGCGTGTAACAGCCGTCCGGTGGCTGTTGGGTTTGGGATTTCTGGACCTGACCAAGTTTTGCAAGTGAAACAGTGGGGGGCTGATGGTGCAATTGTTGGTAGTGCTTTGGTTAAACGAATTGCCGCTGCTTCGCCCGGAAACGCTGCTCTTGAAGCTGGAGAGTTTTGTCGGCAACTTAGGGATGCCGCTGGATGA
- a CDS encoding DUF3007 family protein: MTRAGVLKLGLGLLLAGGVGFWLFKAAGFEGFSAGIAAEAVLVVIVVVWTGSYLFRVVTGQMTYMQQRRRYRKEYDQLTTDQLQARFDALSPDEQQALLASLNLDESESEQTTEP, from the coding sequence TTGACGCGTGCCGGTGTTCTCAAGCTTGGTTTAGGTCTCTTACTCGCTGGGGGTGTTGGATTTTGGCTATTTAAGGCCGCAGGGTTTGAGGGGTTTTCAGCAGGAATCGCTGCTGAGGCCGTGTTGGTGGTGATTGTCGTGGTCTGGACAGGTTCTTACCTCTTCAGGGTGGTGACGGGGCAGATGACGTACATGCAGCAGCGTCGCCGCTATCGAAAGGAGTACGACCAACTCACAACCGATCAGCTTCAGGCTCGTTTTGATGCTTTGAGTCCAGATGAGCAGCAAGCCCTGCTCGCATCTCTCAATTTGGATGAGTCTGAATCGGAACAGACCACAGAACCGTAG
- a CDS encoding NAD(P)H-quinone oxidoreductase subunit L, whose translation MSIDNLLSSVSSDTLLVIGGYAALGGLYLVVMPLALFFWMNRRWHVMGKIERFSVYGLVFFFFPGMIVFAPFLNLRLSGQGEV comes from the coding sequence GTGTCCATCGATAATCTCCTGTCTTCGGTCTCGTCAGACACGCTGCTTGTGATCGGTGGCTATGCGGCTTTGGGTGGCCTCTACCTAGTCGTGATGCCACTTGCACTCTTCTTTTGGATGAATCGGCGCTGGCATGTCATGGGGAAGATTGAGCGCTTCTCTGTGTATGGGCTGGTGTTTTTCTTCTTTCCAGGAATGATTGTGTTCGCACCATTCCTCAATCTCCGCCTCAGCGGTCAAGGGGAGGTTTAA
- the pyrC gene encoding dihydroorotase, with translation MASDRLVMRRPDDWHVHLRDGPMLEAVLFATARVFGRAVVMPNLRPPITTVEAARGYRQRIVDALNHGVMFTPLMTAYLTDDLDPNELERGFVEGVFAAAKLYPANATTNSAAGVSDLALIAPLLERMEAIDMPLLIHGEVTDPDVDVFDREAVFIERHLIPLRERHPGLRIVLEHITTEQAVDYVANGDQRLAATITPHHLHLNRNAMFVGGLKSDFYCLPVVKRECHRRALVKAATSGLPCFFLGTDSAPHPRSGKESACGCAGIFNAMHAMESYAAVFEQEGALDRLEAFASEFGPRFYGLPLNNDTIALVRQPQIVPQQLTLPQGGFEAFDSEEAPVFFHAGESLAWSVDLMGRA, from the coding sequence ATGGCCTCAGATCGTCTGGTCATGCGTCGTCCGGATGACTGGCATGTCCATCTCCGAGATGGCCCCATGTTGGAAGCGGTGCTGTTTGCAACGGCCAGGGTCTTTGGAAGGGCGGTGGTGATGCCGAACTTGCGACCACCCATCACAACTGTGGAAGCTGCGCGTGGCTACCGCCAGAGGATTGTGGATGCGCTGAACCACGGCGTGATGTTTACGCCATTGATGACTGCGTACCTAACGGATGATCTTGACCCCAACGAGTTGGAACGAGGTTTTGTTGAGGGGGTGTTTGCAGCAGCGAAGCTTTACCCAGCCAATGCCACGACCAATTCAGCAGCTGGGGTAAGCGATCTGGCGTTGATTGCGCCTTTGCTGGAAAGGATGGAGGCGATCGATATGCCCTTGCTCATTCATGGAGAGGTCACCGATCCAGATGTGGATGTGTTTGATCGGGAGGCAGTTTTTATCGAACGGCATCTCATCCCTTTGCGTGAGCGTCACCCTGGATTGCGGATTGTTTTAGAGCACATCACTACAGAGCAGGCCGTGGATTACGTCGCCAATGGAGACCAGCGTTTGGCAGCCACAATCACGCCCCATCACCTCCATCTCAATCGCAATGCGATGTTTGTGGGTGGTTTGAAAAGTGATTTTTATTGTCTTCCAGTCGTCAAGAGAGAATGTCATCGTCGCGCCCTGGTAAAGGCGGCGACGAGCGGCCTTCCTTGCTTTTTTCTAGGGACGGATTCAGCTCCCCATCCCCGATCGGGTAAGGAGTCAGCCTGCGGTTGTGCCGGGATTTTCAACGCTATGCATGCCATGGAGAGCTATGCCGCTGTGTTTGAACAGGAGGGTGCACTGGATCGTTTAGAGGCTTTTGCGAGTGAATTCGGTCCGCGCTTTTACGGCTTGCCCTTAAACAACGACACCATTGCATTGGTGCGTCAGCCGCAGATTGTGCCCCAGCAGCTCACTCTTCCTCAAGGTGGTTTCGAAGCATTCGACTCTGAAGAGGCGCCTGTCTTCTTTCATGCCGGTGAGTCTCTGGCTTGGTCTGTTGACTTGATGGGTCGGGCTTAA
- a CDS encoding SulP family inorganic anion transporter: MLLNYISTRNLRGDAFGGLTAAVVALPMALAFGVASGAGAAAGLWGAVIIGLVAALFGGTSTLISEPTGPMTVVFTAVILNFTSQIPDRATALALAFMVVMLAGLFQILFGLCRLGRYITMMPYTVISGFMSGIGVILVILQLAPFLGQSSPTGGVIGTLTSLPQLISGAQPLEFLLALITLLILWFTPENWKRFCPPQLLALVVGTILSLTVFSNVGLSRIPEFSADFPSFQPPTFSAITPDLLRLMVVNGAVLGMLGCIDALLTSVVADSLTRTEHDSNKELIGQGLGNLVSGLFGGLPGAGATMGTVVNIQAGGRSALSGIVRAIILMLVILVAAPLASRIPLAVLAGIALKVGFDIIDWSFLRRAHHLSMKAACITYGVIGLTVLVDLIWAVFIGVFVANVLTIERMTALQSKGVKTISTTDDDVILPPYEQELLDRASGRLLLFQLTGPMIFGVAKTINREHNAIEECEAVLFDLSEVSHLGVTASLALENAIKEAIEVGRLVYVVVLPGATRKRLEKLKLLDLLPEHHVSANRYEVLLHAVNQLPQLQELSS, from the coding sequence GTGCTCCTGAATTACATCAGCACCCGCAACCTCCGAGGTGATGCCTTTGGTGGGCTGACGGCAGCTGTGGTTGCCCTTCCGATGGCATTGGCTTTTGGAGTTGCTTCTGGCGCTGGTGCGGCTGCGGGCCTCTGGGGTGCCGTGATTATTGGCCTGGTGGCGGCACTGTTTGGCGGGACATCCACGCTGATCTCTGAGCCCACTGGTCCGATGACGGTGGTGTTTACTGCCGTGATTCTCAATTTCACCAGCCAAATCCCAGACCGAGCCACAGCGTTAGCTCTGGCTTTCATGGTGGTGATGCTCGCAGGCCTTTTCCAAATCCTCTTTGGGTTGTGTCGATTAGGCAGATACATCACGATGATGCCTTACACCGTGATTTCAGGCTTTATGTCTGGCATTGGTGTGATTCTGGTCATTCTTCAGTTGGCCCCATTTTTAGGTCAGAGCAGTCCAACCGGTGGTGTGATTGGGACGCTGACCAGCCTGCCTCAATTGATTTCTGGTGCACAACCACTTGAGTTTTTATTAGCGCTGATTACTCTGCTAATCCTTTGGTTTACCCCTGAAAATTGGAAGCGTTTTTGTCCTCCCCAGCTTCTCGCTCTTGTTGTGGGAACAATTCTTTCGCTCACAGTGTTTTCGAATGTGGGTTTAAGTCGAATCCCTGAGTTTTCAGCTGATTTTCCTAGTTTTCAGCCTCCTACTTTTTCGGCAATTACTCCAGATTTGCTTCGATTAATGGTGGTGAATGGAGCTGTATTAGGAATGCTCGGTTGCATAGATGCTCTGCTTACTTCTGTTGTGGCAGATAGTCTGACTAGGACAGAACATGATTCCAATAAAGAATTAATTGGTCAGGGTTTGGGAAATTTGGTGTCTGGTCTTTTTGGCGGCTTGCCAGGTGCTGGCGCCACGATGGGAACGGTTGTCAATATTCAGGCAGGCGGTCGTTCTGCTCTTTCGGGAATTGTGAGAGCCATCATTTTGATGCTTGTTATTTTGGTAGCAGCACCCTTGGCTTCGCGCATTCCCCTGGCGGTGCTTGCAGGTATTGCCCTGAAGGTTGGTTTTGACATTATCGATTGGAGCTTTTTGAGGCGAGCGCACCATTTGTCGATGAAGGCGGCTTGTATTACTTACGGAGTGATTGGCCTCACGGTACTTGTTGATCTGATTTGGGCAGTTTTTATTGGTGTGTTTGTTGCCAATGTTCTAACGATTGAGCGGATGACTGCTCTTCAGTCCAAGGGCGTTAAGACGATTAGCACCACTGATGATGATGTGATTCTTCCACCTTATGAGCAGGAACTTCTTGATCGGGCTTCCGGTCGATTACTGCTCTTCCAGCTCACCGGTCCAATGATTTTTGGTGTTGCCAAAACGATCAATCGAGAGCACAACGCGATTGAAGAATGTGAGGCTGTGTTGTTTGATCTGAGTGAAGTTTCTCACCTGGGTGTCACAGCATCCCTAGCACTTGAAAATGCAATCAAAGAAGCCATTGAAGTGGGCCGTTTGGTGTATGTGGTTGTACTCCCTGGGGCGACGCGCAAGCGCTTAGAAAAACTCAAGCTTCTGGATCTCCTCCCAGAACACCATGTCAGCGCAAATCGCTATGAGGTGTTGTTGCATGCCGTCAATCAATTGCCTCAGTTACAGGAGCTCTCCTCTTAG
- a CDS encoding calcium/sodium antiporter produces MPDFLISTLELLVGIGLLFGGGELFVQGAVILAVILGVPQLVIGLTVVSLGTSAPEFFVSISSVMQGADALAVSNVVGSNIFNVLVVLGCSALVLPLRVESRLVRRDVPLLLAVSAAAWGMASAGRVTWQSGVALLLALVINTVWEIRTAREEPEEMEPAEPEIDLETAKEGWIKAMVRLVVGIVVLGFGANLLVNGASGVAEILKVPQPIIGLTIVSAGTSMPELITSVVAALKGRTDLAIGNVVGSCLLNLLLVLAGGALAAGSDGLSVSQDLIHDDMPVMILTSLACLPIFWTKGRISRLEGGLLVGLYVLYITDNVLPRTGLSSWSDEFRLIMLCVVLPAVVVLITVQAARYWRQLKRKGA; encoded by the coding sequence ATGCCTGACTTTCTGATCTCTACCCTCGAGCTCTTGGTGGGAATCGGACTGCTCTTCGGAGGGGGAGAATTATTCGTACAAGGTGCGGTGATTCTTGCCGTCATCCTCGGCGTCCCTCAGCTGGTCATTGGCCTGACAGTGGTTTCGCTTGGAACGAGCGCGCCAGAATTTTTCGTCAGCATCAGTTCAGTGATGCAAGGGGCTGATGCGCTCGCCGTCAGCAACGTGGTGGGAAGCAACATTTTCAATGTGTTGGTCGTGCTCGGCTGCAGCGCCCTAGTTCTTCCTCTGAGAGTCGAAAGCCGCTTGGTGAGAAGGGATGTCCCCCTTCTGCTCGCCGTGTCGGCTGCTGCTTGGGGGATGGCATCTGCAGGACGTGTGACCTGGCAATCAGGCGTTGCTCTGTTGCTGGCCCTTGTCATTAACACCGTCTGGGAGATCCGAACCGCACGGGAGGAACCAGAGGAGATGGAGCCTGCCGAACCAGAGATTGACCTAGAGACAGCTAAAGAGGGTTGGATCAAGGCCATGGTGCGCCTTGTCGTTGGCATTGTTGTTCTCGGATTTGGCGCCAATCTGCTTGTGAATGGAGCCAGTGGAGTTGCCGAGATCCTCAAGGTTCCTCAACCCATCATCGGTCTCACCATTGTTTCTGCAGGCACTTCCATGCCTGAACTGATCACTTCAGTGGTCGCAGCATTGAAAGGAAGAACGGATCTCGCAATCGGAAACGTTGTTGGCAGCTGTCTTCTCAATCTTCTTCTTGTCCTTGCTGGAGGAGCATTGGCTGCTGGATCAGACGGCTTAAGTGTGAGCCAGGATTTAATTCATGACGACATGCCAGTGATGATTCTGACAAGCCTGGCTTGCCTACCAATCTTCTGGACCAAAGGACGAATCAGCAGACTTGAAGGGGGCTTACTGGTTGGCCTTTACGTCCTGTACATCACTGACAACGTTCTTCCCCGCACAGGGCTGTCGTCATGGTCAGACGAATTTCGCCTCATCATGCTTTGCGTTGTACTGCCTGCTGTTGTCGTGCTCATCACGGTGCAGGCAGCTCGCTATTGGAGACAGCTCAAACGAAAGGGCGCATAA
- a CDS encoding DUF2231 domain-containing protein, translating into MPMIGLLLPPLNDKNLPWLDVIHPIVVHFVIAMALITVVFDLIGVLTRRRNLFEVSFWNLLVATVAIFVAIIFGQIEAGLATPYGASRDILNYHSTLGWSLAAILSLLTGWRYVARQKDPTVLPRGFLIIDAVLAVLVFCQVYLGDKLVWVYGLHTVPVVEAVRSGALS; encoded by the coding sequence ATGCCGATGATTGGGCTGCTGCTCCCCCCGCTCAACGACAAGAATCTCCCCTGGCTGGATGTCATCCATCCAATCGTGGTTCATTTCGTGATTGCCATGGCGCTGATCACGGTGGTCTTTGACCTGATTGGAGTGCTCACACGGCGGCGCAACCTGTTTGAGGTGAGCTTCTGGAACTTGTTGGTGGCGACCGTGGCCATCTTTGTGGCCATCATCTTTGGGCAGATTGAAGCGGGCTTAGCCACTCCTTATGGAGCTTCAAGAGACATTTTGAATTACCACAGCACGCTTGGCTGGTCGCTCGCCGCGATTCTCAGCCTCCTGACGGGGTGGCGATACGTCGCAAGACAAAAAGACCCCACCGTGCTGCCGCGAGGATTTCTGATTATTGACGCCGTACTTGCAGTGCTGGTGTTCTGCCAGGTTTACCTAGGCGACAAACTCGTTTGGGTGTACGGCCTCCATACGGTCCCGGTGGTGGAAGCAGTCCGTAGTGGAGCACTGTCATGA
- a CDS encoding DUF2231 domain-containing protein: MNVISTILSPVNEIADQLGANNLPYSIPIHPNLVHFTIGLFAIGIAFDFAGAFYPLEKRVFRFLALPATRSGFHDVGWYNVLACSVITFFTVAAGFYEMLLAVPLPGIRSIIGQNAIDTMLWHAIGGVALLLIIVVMTIWRGFQRFLWRKDYGRQVSWLYLGCGAVVLLAMGVHGSLGAWLASEFGVHITADQLLASGTDLRQVLP, encoded by the coding sequence ATGAATGTAATCAGCACGATTCTCTCGCCGGTAAATGAAATTGCCGACCAACTTGGGGCGAATAATCTCCCTTACTCAATCCCGATCCATCCCAATTTGGTGCACTTCACCATTGGCCTATTTGCCATCGGGATTGCCTTTGATTTTGCCGGAGCCTTTTACCCCCTAGAGAAACGAGTTTTTCGTTTCCTGGCACTACCCGCAACACGAAGCGGTTTTCACGATGTTGGCTGGTACAACGTTCTCGCTTGCAGCGTGATCACCTTTTTCACTGTTGCAGCTGGCTTTTACGAAATGCTCTTGGCCGTTCCATTGCCAGGAATTCGCAGCATCATCGGCCAAAATGCAATCGACACCATGTTGTGGCACGCGATCGGAGGGGTCGCACTGCTGCTCATCATTGTGGTGATGACCATCTGGCGGGGATTTCAAAGATTTTTATGGCGTAAAGATTACGGTCGCCAGGTGAGCTGGCTCTATCTGGGATGCGGAGCCGTAGTGCTCCTGGCCATGGGCGTGCATGGAAGCCTTGGCGCCTGGCTTGCGAGTGAATTTGGTGTTCACATCACAGCCGATCAGCTGCTTGCTTCAGGGACGGACCTAAGACAAGTATTGCCATGA